In Ignisphaera sp., one DNA window encodes the following:
- a CDS encoding substrate-binding domain-containing protein yields MKLWIKIIITIISISLLIIGTHYLVDRSNSKIIIRIAATTSLYTTGLLEYTANTFRKLYPDTEIVFVAVGSGAALEYAKRGDVCMVIVHAPELEAEYLKLGVIDRHKPFVYNFFVIIGPSSDPANVSRSKSFVDAFQRIYIATQKGLTKFVSRADRSGTCMRERYLWRISNVSRLEGEWYIECGCGADQALLLADELEAYTFADVGTYEILKRKNRLSNIVILYTNTSDYASLNIYSTYIATNCRGIEKRYAELFQEFLYINQNIVEEFCTLFGTKIFTPVKDQEDMVLNIWRTQALGKTDDQ; encoded by the coding sequence ATGAAACTATGGATAAAGATAATAATTACTATAATATCAATTTCTCTACTGATTATAGGTACACACTATCTTGTTGACAGAAGTAACTCAAAAATCATAATAAGAATAGCAGCAACAACATCGCTGTATACCACAGGACTGCTTGAGTATACAGCAAATACATTCAGAAAACTATATCCAGATACAGAGATTGTTTTTGTAGCTGTAGGTAGTGGTGCTGCACTAGAATATGCAAAAAGAGGTGATGTATGTATGGTTATAGTTCATGCTCCTGAGCTAGAAGCTGAATACCTAAAACTAGGGGTAATCGATAGACATAAACCGTTTGTATACAATTTCTTCGTAATTATTGGTCCTAGTAGTGATCCAGCAAATGTCTCGAGATCCAAGAGTTTTGTTGACGCTTTTCAAAGAATATACATAGCGACACAAAAAGGTTTAACCAAATTCGTTAGTAGAGCCGATAGATCTGGAACATGTATGAGAGAGAGGTATCTATGGAGAATATCTAATGTTTCTCGACTAGAGGGTGAATGGTATATAGAGTGTGGCTGTGGAGCTGATCAAGCACTTCTTTTAGCTGATGAGTTAGAAGCATATACATTTGCTGATGTTGGTACCTATGAAATTTTAAAGAGAAAGAATAGACTTAGTAATATCGTTATTCTATATACCAATACTTCTGATTACGCATCACTAAATATCTACAGCACATATATAGCTACAAATTGTAGAGGTATTGAAAAGAGATATGCAGAACTATTTCAAGAATTCTTATACATTAATCAAAATATTGTAGAGGAATTCTGTACATTATTTGGCACAAAAATATTTACACCTGTTAAAGATCAAGAAGATATGGTTTTAAATATATGGAGAACTCAAGCCTTGGGGAAAACAGATGATCAATGA